The following are encoded together in the Prosthecobacter sp. SYSU 5D2 genome:
- a CDS encoding VOC family protein, producing MRRLYDHVDLRVSSLQEVTFFYETLLPVLGFGRRVEVEGWLQFEGSDHGVTAFFGITESPSHVPNENRLAFWAPSVEDVDQIAEVAMQAGALNLEGPMAYAPGYYAAFFEDPSGNRFEVCHRVQM from the coding sequence ATGCGCCGACTTTATGACCATGTTGACCTGCGGGTATCTTCTCTGCAGGAGGTGACTTTTTTCTATGAGACCCTGCTGCCCGTGCTGGGCTTTGGCAGGCGGGTGGAGGTGGAGGGGTGGCTGCAGTTCGAGGGGTCTGACCACGGCGTGACGGCCTTTTTTGGCATCACGGAATCGCCCTCACATGTGCCGAATGAAAACCGGCTCGCCTTCTGGGCACCCAGTGTCGAGGATGTGGACCAGATCGCCGAGGTGGCTATGCAGGCCGGTGCGCTGAATCTGGAAGGGCCGATGGCTTATGCGCCGGGGTATTATGCGGCCTTTTTTGAAGACCCGAGCGGCAACCGGTTTGAGGTGTGCCACCGAGTGCAAATGTAA
- a CDS encoding amidase, whose product MIKRRTLIGLGLATLAGGCRKKVPIAPLEGFTVEELAKQLREGKVQAGAVLDHYLQRIVALDQAGPQLRAIIELNPEAKATVGKGPLQGIPILIKDNIETADRMETTAGSLALLGAPKPEQDATVVKRLRDAGATILGKTNLSEWANIRSPNSTSGWSARGGLTKNPHNLAYSASGSSSGSAVAVAAGLCAAAIGTETNGSIVSPASACGIVGLKPTVGLISRAGIIPITRWQDTPGPMTQTVKDAALLLNILAGKDGRDSFTEKAQISTDYTSTLSADGLKGKRLGMLRSMSGENTQVKRLLARTLDQLREAGAEIVEDVTIPHFREAGSAAWIAMLTELRQDLNAYLAGRGGVVKSLAELIEYNEEYRDQELVHFNQEFFVEAESRGTPEHLAKAEKLRETALRLAGPEGLDVAMQKDKLDALICPTNDPVGRIDLGMGDANTRVFSTTAAVAGYPHLTVPMGLVGDLPVGLSFIGPAWSEALLLQLGHAFEKVREYQPVKLYV is encoded by the coding sequence ATGATCAAACGGCGCACACTCATCGGCTTGGGCCTGGCAACATTGGCGGGCGGCTGCCGGAAGAAGGTGCCCATCGCCCCGCTGGAGGGTTTCACCGTGGAGGAGCTGGCAAAGCAGCTGCGCGAGGGAAAAGTGCAGGCGGGGGCTGTTTTGGACCATTATTTGCAACGTATCGTGGCGCTGGACCAGGCGGGACCGCAGTTGCGGGCGATCATTGAGCTGAATCCGGAGGCGAAGGCGACGGTGGGAAAAGGGCCTCTTCAAGGCATCCCGATCCTGATCAAGGACAACATCGAGACGGCTGACCGGATGGAGACGACGGCGGGCTCGCTGGCTCTGCTAGGGGCGCCGAAGCCGGAGCAGGATGCCACCGTGGTGAAAAGGCTGCGAGACGCCGGGGCGACGATCCTGGGCAAGACGAACCTGAGCGAGTGGGCGAACATCCGCAGTCCCAATTCCACCAGTGGCTGGAGCGCGCGCGGCGGCCTGACGAAAAATCCGCACAATCTGGCCTACAGTGCCAGCGGCTCCAGCAGCGGCTCCGCCGTGGCGGTGGCAGCAGGGTTGTGTGCGGCGGCCATCGGCACGGAGACGAACGGATCCATCGTCAGCCCCGCCAGTGCCTGTGGCATCGTGGGGCTGAAACCGACGGTGGGACTCATCAGCCGGGCGGGCATCATTCCCATCACCCGCTGGCAGGACACACCGGGGCCGATGACGCAGACGGTGAAGGATGCAGCGCTGCTGCTGAACATCCTGGCCGGCAAGGATGGGCGGGATTCCTTCACTGAAAAGGCACAGATCAGCACGGACTACACCTCCACCCTGAGCGCGGACGGTTTAAAAGGAAAGCGGCTGGGCATGCTGCGTTCCATGAGTGGGGAAAATACGCAGGTGAAGAGGCTGCTGGCGCGGACGCTGGACCAGCTCAGGGAAGCCGGGGCGGAGATCGTGGAGGATGTGACCATCCCCCATTTCCGTGAAGCGGGGTCGGCCGCCTGGATCGCCATGCTGACAGAGCTTCGGCAGGATTTGAATGCCTACCTGGCGGGACGCGGAGGCGTGGTCAAATCCCTGGCGGAACTGATTGAGTATAACGAAGAGTATCGCGACCAGGAGCTGGTGCATTTTAACCAGGAGTTCTTCGTCGAAGCCGAATCACGCGGCACGCCGGAACATCTGGCCAAGGCGGAGAAACTGCGTGAAACGGCCCTCCGCCTGGCCGGGCCTGAGGGTCTGGATGTGGCCATGCAAAAGGATAAGCTGGACGCCCTCATCTGTCCGACAAATGACCCCGTGGGCCGCATTGACCTGGGCATGGGCGATGCAAATACACGTGTCTTCAGCACCACGGCCGCCGTGGCCGGGTATCCGCACCTGACGGTGCCCATGGGCCTGGTGGGAGACCTGCCCGTGGGGCTGTCCTTCATCGGTCCGGCCTGGTCAGAGGCGCTGCTGCTGCAACTGGGGCACGCCTTTGAGAAGGTGCGGGAGTATCAGCCGGTTAAGCTGTATGTGTGA
- the gap gene encoding type I glyceraldehyde-3-phosphate dehydrogenase: MVKIGINGFGRIGRLVFRAICDQGLLGKEIEVVAVNDLVPADNLAYLVKYDSTQGKAKEEVSSKKSSPDLAEDDILVVDGHEIKCLAVRAGPSALPWKELGVDIVIESTGLFTERSKAQGHIDAGAKKVIISAPGKEEDITIVMGVNHEKYDPANHHVISNASCTTNCLAPVVHVLLKEGFGVAEGLMTTIHSYTATQKTVDGPSAKDWKGGRSAAINIIPSSTGAAKAVGLAIPEVKGKLTGMSFRVPTPTVSVVDLTVKTEKETSYAEISAAMKKASETYLKGILGWTKDEVVSTDFIHDQSSSVFDAGSGIELNSKFFKLVSWYDNEWGYSNRVVDLVKYIVSKGL; this comes from the coding sequence ATGGTCAAAATCGGCATCAATGGTTTCGGGCGCATCGGCCGCCTCGTATTTCGCGCAATCTGTGATCAGGGCCTCCTGGGCAAGGAGATCGAAGTCGTCGCCGTCAACGACCTCGTGCCTGCTGACAACCTCGCCTACCTCGTGAAGTATGACTCCACGCAGGGCAAGGCCAAGGAAGAAGTTTCCTCCAAAAAGAGCAGCCCAGACCTGGCAGAAGACGACATCCTGGTCGTGGACGGCCATGAGATCAAGTGCCTCGCCGTCCGTGCAGGCCCTTCCGCCCTTCCTTGGAAAGAGCTCGGCGTGGACATCGTCATCGAGTCCACCGGCCTCTTCACCGAGCGCAGCAAGGCCCAGGGCCACATTGACGCCGGTGCAAAGAAGGTCATCATCTCCGCCCCAGGCAAAGAAGAGGACATCACCATCGTCATGGGCGTGAACCATGAGAAGTATGACCCGGCCAACCACCACGTCATCTCCAACGCCTCCTGCACCACCAACTGCCTGGCTCCGGTCGTGCACGTGCTGCTGAAAGAAGGTTTCGGCGTCGCCGAAGGCCTCATGACCACCATCCACAGCTACACCGCCACCCAGAAAACGGTGGACGGCCCAAGCGCCAAGGACTGGAAAGGTGGCCGCTCCGCCGCCATCAACATCATCCCAAGCAGCACCGGTGCGGCCAAGGCCGTCGGCCTGGCCATCCCGGAAGTGAAGGGCAAGCTCACCGGCATGTCCTTCCGCGTTCCTACGCCGACCGTCTCCGTTGTTGACCTCACCGTCAAGACCGAGAAGGAAACCAGCTACGCCGAGATCTCCGCCGCCATGAAAAAGGCCAGCGAGACCTACCTCAAAGGCATCCTCGGCTGGACCAAGGACGAAGTGGTCAGCACCGACTTCATCCACGACCAGAGCAGCTCCGTCTTTGACGCCGGCTCCGGCATCGAGCTGAACAGCAAGTTCTTCAAGCTCGTCAGCTGGTACGACAATGAGTGGGGTTACTCCAACCGCGTCGTTGACCTGGTGAAATACATTGTGAGCAAAGGCCTGTAA
- a CDS encoding Gfo/Idh/MocA family oxidoreductase, with protein sequence MPSKKKLNIAVVGLGFGAEFIPIWQRHPYTLCYAICQRDPKKLHNIGDAFGVEVRYTDFREMLKDPAIDAVHINSPIPDHGWMSIEALQAGKNVACTVPMATSIADCKKICELVKKTGLTYMMMETVVYAREFLFMKEQVDKGKLGKLQFLQSSHQQDMDGWPNYWPGLPPMWYATHCVGPVAALAGTPAEYVSCFGSGTIRPELVKEYGSPFAVETAHVKFKDSDLTARVIRSLFDTARQYRESIDVYGDKASIEWPLIEHEPLVMHTAKLPEHKIPKLVKAPDYASRLPKAIRDFTTKGVYDLGKKTHLSFVQGSGHGGSHPHLAHEFATALKEGRAPFPDAKQSANWTCVGLCAHESALAGGKIVKLPAFTV encoded by the coding sequence ATGCCCTCCAAAAAGAAGCTTAACATTGCCGTCGTCGGTCTCGGATTCGGTGCCGAATTCATCCCCATCTGGCAGCGTCATCCCTATACTCTTTGTTACGCCATCTGCCAGCGCGATCCCAAGAAGCTTCACAACATCGGCGATGCCTTCGGCGTGGAGGTCCGTTACACAGACTTCCGGGAAATGCTGAAGGACCCGGCCATTGACGCTGTCCACATCAATTCCCCCATCCCCGACCACGGCTGGATGTCCATCGAGGCCCTCCAGGCCGGCAAGAACGTGGCCTGCACCGTCCCCATGGCCACCAGCATCGCCGACTGCAAAAAAATCTGCGAGCTGGTCAAAAAGACCGGCCTCACCTACATGATGATGGAGACCGTGGTCTATGCCCGCGAGTTCCTCTTCATGAAGGAGCAGGTGGACAAGGGCAAACTGGGCAAGCTGCAGTTCCTTCAGTCCAGCCATCAGCAGGACATGGACGGCTGGCCTAACTACTGGCCCGGCCTGCCGCCCATGTGGTATGCCACCCACTGCGTCGGCCCCGTGGCCGCCCTGGCCGGCACCCCGGCGGAATACGTGAGCTGCTTTGGCTCCGGCACCATCCGGCCGGAGCTGGTGAAAGAATACGGCTCCCCCTTTGCCGTCGAGACCGCCCACGTCAAATTCAAGGACAGCGACCTCACCGCCCGCGTTATCCGCAGCCTCTTCGATACCGCCCGCCAGTATCGCGAAAGCATTGACGTCTATGGCGACAAAGCCTCCATCGAGTGGCCGCTCATCGAGCACGAGCCTCTGGTCATGCACACCGCCAAGCTGCCCGAGCACAAGATTCCCAAGCTGGTCAAAGCCCCTGACTACGCCAGCCGCCTGCCCAAGGCCATCCGCGACTTCACCACCAAAGGTGTCTATGACCTGGGTAAAAAGACCCACCTCAGTTTTGTCCAGGGCAGCGGCCACGGCGGCAGCCATCCGCACCTAGCCCACGAATTCGCCACCGCCCTCAAGGAAGGCCGCGCCCCCTTCCCGGATGCCAAGCAGTCCGCCAACTGGACCTGCGTGGGCCTCTGCGCCCACGAGTCCGCCCTGGCCGGAGGCAAGATCGTCAAGCTGCCCGCCTTCACTGTTTAA
- a CDS encoding redoxin family protein, whose product MKLLITILGAFSLVFAAVGAESVLELKGTDGKMHAPLAAGDKKAVLLFFVSPFCSTTRPFMPEINAIAAEYGDRVAVSLVHSDPEITVEVALQHADMSGVKARVVVDKEQTLARQAGAAVTPEAVLLSPAGEVIYKGRINDLYLGPTKRQRAATTKDLREALDAVLAGKPVVAPQPEAQGCKISGMK is encoded by the coding sequence ATGAAGTTACTTATTACGATTCTGGGTGCCTTTTCACTGGTGTTTGCTGCGGTGGGTGCTGAATCTGTTCTGGAGCTCAAGGGGACGGACGGGAAGATGCATGCGCCGCTGGCGGCGGGGGACAAGAAAGCGGTGCTGCTGTTTTTTGTGTCGCCGTTTTGCTCGACGACCCGGCCGTTCATGCCGGAGATCAATGCCATCGCAGCGGAATATGGGGACCGGGTGGCGGTGAGCCTGGTGCATTCGGACCCGGAAATCACGGTGGAGGTGGCGCTGCAGCATGCGGACATGAGCGGGGTGAAGGCGCGGGTGGTGGTGGACAAGGAGCAGACGCTGGCCCGGCAGGCGGGCGCGGCGGTGACGCCGGAGGCGGTGCTGCTGTCGCCTGCGGGAGAGGTGATTTATAAAGGGCGGATCAATGACCTTTACCTGGGGCCGACAAAGCGGCAGCGGGCGGCAACGACGAAGGATCTGCGGGAGGCGCTGGACGCGGTGCTGGCTGGGAAGCCAGTGGTGGCTCCGCAGCCTGAGGCCCAGGGCTGCAAGATCAGCGGAATGAAGTGA
- a CDS encoding putative molybdenum carrier protein: MQVRQSHPSPLIILSGGQTGVDRGALDGALDLGMPCGGWCPAGRVDEDGTIPDRYPLRELPQGGYKARTIRNLLEADGTLIIYFGALEGGTELTALRCIQHRRPYRLIDGWEIPPERAAEMVRAFVMESNLRSLNVAGPRASRRPEGQAYAYETVCCLLRLLNRPDLAGAFKQ; this comes from the coding sequence ATGCAGGTTCGCCAGTCACATCCCTCCCCCCTCATCATCCTCTCCGGCGGACAGACTGGGGTGGACCGCGGTGCCTTGGATGGGGCGCTGGATTTGGGCATGCCCTGCGGCGGCTGGTGTCCGGCGGGGAGGGTGGATGAGGATGGCACGATCCCTGACCGTTATCCTTTGCGGGAGCTTCCGCAGGGGGGATACAAAGCACGGACGATCCGAAATTTGCTGGAGGCGGACGGGACGCTCATCATCTACTTTGGAGCGCTGGAAGGCGGCACTGAACTGACTGCGCTGCGTTGTATTCAGCACCGCCGGCCCTACCGTCTGATCGATGGCTGGGAGATTCCCCCGGAGCGGGCGGCGGAGATGGTGCGGGCTTTTGTGATGGAGAGCAACCTGCGCTCGCTGAATGTGGCAGGGCCACGGGCGAGCCGGCGTCCGGAAGGGCAGGCGTATGCTTATGAGACGGTGTGCTGTCTGCTAAGGCTGCTAAACAGGCCGGACTTGGCGGGCGCTTTTAAACAGTGA